In a single window of the Coffea eugenioides isolate CCC68of chromosome 3, Ceug_1.0, whole genome shotgun sequence genome:
- the LOC113766553 gene encoding polygalacturonase-like: protein MRQFRAAISGVCLIRRVVGSLITPSVTSHTNSRGVSSLGQGELQPIILLFPLLLVLHACSYSAKSVTYNVQSYGAKSHGRSDSTNSFLSAWAAACASVAPATIYVPPGRFLVGGASFWGQNCKNNAITIRIDGTLVAPSDYNVLGHSGNWLKFETVNGLSIYGGTLDGQGTGLWACKNSGKHCPQGATTLGFTNSNNIAIAGLTSLNSQLFHLVFNGCNTVKLQGVKVSAAGNSPNTDGIHVQYSSGVTILNSKISTGDDCVSIGPGTTSLWIENVLCGPGHGISIGSLGKDFEEEGVQNVTVKNVTFKNTQNGVRIKSWGRPSKGFVKDVLFQHATMINVQNPIIIDQNYCPDNINCPGQVSGIKINDVTYQDIHGTSATEIAVKFDCSKKNPCSGIRLEDVKLTYKNQPAKSSCANAAGTTLGLLGPAGTTCG from the exons ATGAGGCAGTTTAGGGCAGCAATATCAGGTGTATGTCTGATTAGAAGGGTGGTTGGTAGCCTAATTACTCCATCAGTCACAAGTCACACAAATAGCCGAGGTGTCAGTAGTCTTGGACAAGGAG AACTTCAGCCGATAATTCTTCtgtttcctcttcttcttgtGCTTCACGCTTGCTCATACT CAGCAAAGAGTGTAACGTACAATGTGCAGAGTTACGGGGCGAAATCTCACGGGAGAAGTGATTCCACGAATTCTTTTCTGAGTGCATGGGCTGCAGCTTGTGCCTCAGTTGCGCCTGCAACAATCTATGTTCCACCGGGAAGATTTTTGGTTGGTGGAGCCTcattttggggccaaaattgcAAGAACAATGCTATAACCATTCGCATCGATGGAACCCTTGTTGCTCCATCTGATTATAATGTTCTTGGACATTCCGGTAACTGGCTCAAGTTTGAAACAGTTAATGGACTTTCGATTTACGGTGGAACCCTTGATGGCCAAGGGACTGGTCTCTGGGCTTGCAAAAACTCCGGCAAGCATTGTCCTCAGGGAGCAACG ACATTGGGATTTACCAACTCAAACAACATTGCAATTGCCGGCCTTACTTCTCTCAATAGCCAATTATTCCACTTGGTGTTCAACGGCTGCAATACCGTGAAACTGCAAGGAGTAAAGGTTTCGGCGGCCGGAAACAGCCCCAACACGGACGGGATTCATGTGCAATATTCATCAGGAGTCACAATCTTGAATTCCAAGATCAGTACTGGAGATGACTGCGTTTCAATTGGCCCTGGCACTACTAGTTTGTGGATTGAAAATGTTCTTTGTGGCCCTGGCCATGGTATCAG CATTGGGAGTCTTGGAAAAGATTTTGAAGAAGAGGGAGTCCAGAATGTGACTGTAAAAAATGTTACATTCAAGAATACACAGAATGGTGTAAGGATTAAATCATGGGGTAGGCCAAGCAAAGGTTTTGTCAAGGATGTTTTGTTCCAGCATGCCACTATGATCAATGTCCAAAACCCCATCATTATTGATCAGAACTATTGCCCAGATAACATCAACTGTCCTGGCCAG GTGTCTGGCATAAAAATAAATGATGTTACGTATCAAGACATCCACGGAACATCAGCAACAGAAATTGCAGTCAAATTTGATTGTAGCAAGAAGAATCCATGCAGCGGAATAAGATTGGAAGATGTGAAGTTGACATACAAAAATCAACCAGCCAAATCATCTTGTGCCAATGCTGCTGGAACTACACTTGGTCTGCTTGGCCCTGCTGGAACTACGTGCGGCTGA